TCCGAGAACGGACTCTTCGACGACCGTCGCTGGTAAGCCTCGGTATCATGAAATCGCGCTCAGTCGTCAGCCGACCCGACGTGTGCGCGTACCGTCTCGCGGTTGCACAACCGTTTCGCCCGTTCGAGGACGGCCGTCGCCTCCTCGTCTCGGACACCGTCTCGAGCAAACTTGGCGCGTTCGTAGCGTTCGGTGATCGTCCGAAAGTGTTCAGCATCGTCGAGGTCGTCGGTTGATACTCGCCGGTAGAACTCCCAGTGGGTGAGCGTGCTCCCACCGTCGTGTCGGAGCTCGAGCGAGCGCCGGACAGCCGCGTATCCGCTTCGAACGGCCGCATCAGGCCGCCCATTCGCGAGTGGCCGCACCCGAGAGGTGACACGACGGTGCACCGAAAACGCTGTGTGGCAGTCGTGTGACGATCGACGGCGTACTGCCAAAGCCGTGGTGTCCCGTATCTACTAGTGATAGCCAACGGTAGGTTTACAGGCGGTCGCGTGGAAGTCAACCCGCGTCGTGGAGTCGACGAACGGTTTGTCAATCAGCGCTCGGTGTTCCCCCGTCACCGGGTGCCTTCCTAGAGTGTTCCGACGACGATGGAATCCTGTCGACCCGATGGTACAAGAGGGTCGGTATCTATACGTAGCGACCAAATTCTATTGGTGATTATCGTCGGCGTACTTATGTGGGTCCCGATACGAGGGTGTATGCGGTCGGGGTGCCTCTGACACTGTGCCCCATTCGATACCGTCCCCCTACACCGCCCGGCGGTTCCCCTACTTTGCCGGGCGGCTCCCCATTCGTTGCTCGAGGTGACATCCCCACGCTGAACGGTATATCCCGGAAAGTGCGGCCCTCGAGGGGACATACCTCACGAGCGGCCGACACGAGCGCGGTCAGTCGGGGTCATCAGTCGCTATCCGAGAGTACCCGCTCGAGATCCTCCAGTGACTTGAGGACGTGATCCGCTCTGCCGGCCGCCACGACCGGATCGTCCCGACCGATAAGGCCCGTCAGCACGAGGACGGTCGTCATTCCGGCACGCTCGCCCATTCTGATGTCGGTCTCCGGGTTGTCGCCGATCACCATGCACTCCGACGGATCGACGTCGAGGTGATCGAGGCTCACCTCGATCATTGGATCGTGCGGTTTGCCCGCGACGACGTCGGGGCTGCGATTGGCCGCGAAGCTAATCGCCGCGACGACCGCGCCCGACCCTGGCTCGGTACCCGCGTCTGTCGGGCTCTTCCGATCTCGGTTTGTTGTGACGAACGTCGCACCGCCCTCGAGCGCGTGGAGTGCGCGCGTGAGCGTCTCGAAGTCGAACGCCCGATCCTTCCCGACGACGAGGACGTCGGTCTCGAACGGGTCCTCGGTGAACGTCACGTCGGCTCGCGACAGTTCCTCGAACAGGACCGGTGCGCCGACGGCCATCACGGTCGCTGTCGGGTACTCCGTTGCCACGTACGACGCCGTTACTGCCGCACTCGTCAGGATCTCTGACTCGTCGGCGTCGATCCCGATCGACTCGAGCCGCTCGAGACACAGCGTTCGTGGTTTCGTAGACGAGTTCGTGACGAACGCGACGTCGACTCCGGCGTCTCGAAGCAGCTCGATTCCCTCGCGAGCGCCGGGGATCGCCGTTTCGGATCGGTACACGGTTCCGTCGAGGTCGACGACTGCGCCGTCCATCTAGCGCCCCCCTCCCTCAAGACGGGCCGGTGAGGGCTGTCGGCGCGGTGCCCCGGCGTCCATCCGGATCCAGCGTCGGGTGGTCGGGACGCTCTCGGCGTCTCGGATTCGCGTGCTGGTGGCTATCTCGTGGACCGCGATTCGGTGTCGAACTCGGCTCTCTGTGGTCAGGTAGCGCGTCATATCTGTCGTACTGGATTCCACTGGTTCGTATTGCTTTTCACGGAGAGTTCCGTTTCGGGAGGACGGAAGCATCGGAGGTAGGCTCGGCGGTCGATCAGCTCACCTTCTTTCGGAGGTACGCCGAGACGACCTCGCTTACGATCACGACGCCGAGGATCGTGAGCAGGATCGTAGACACCCGACCCCACTGCAGGAAGTCGACTGACGTGCTCAGCTCGACGCCGATCCCGCCGGCGCCGACGAGGCCGATGATCGTCGCCTCGCGGACGTTGATGTCCCAGCGGTAGGTCGTCACACCCACGAACACCGGCTTGATCTGGGGGACGATGCCGTAGATGACGACGTCCATCGGCGAGCCCCCCATCGCTTCGATCGCCTCCGTCTGTCCGGGGTCAATCTCCTCGATCCCTTCGGCGAGGAGCTTCGAGACGAAGCCGATCGAGCGGAACGCGACCGCGAGGACGCCCGCGAGCGCGCCCGTTCCGAAGACGACGACGAAGAACAGCGCCCAGATGATCACGTTGACCGACCGCGTCGCGACGATCATGAACTTCCCGAACGCATACGCCAGGGGGTTCGGCGCCGTGTTCTCCGCGCCCATGTACGCGATCGGAAGCGAGATCACGACCGCGAGCCCTGTCCCGAGGATGGCGATGTTTATCGTTTCGATCAGCGGCGGGACGAGGTCGATTATGTACGCGTAGTCCGGCGGCGTCATCCGGATTACCAGATCCCAGAGGTTCCGGGGGGTGTAGACGAGGAACTCGTAGTTGATGTTGAGCTCGCGCCAGGAGAACGCCACGATGACGAGCGAAACGAGGATGGCGAGCCACCGGACGCCATGGTAGCGTCGGGAGTGTTTTCGCCACTCCGTCTGTTTTCCGAACGACATCACTGGACCCTCCGTCGGGCGATCGCGCTCACGATCTCGCCGACCATGACGACCGCGATGATCGCCAGGATGATCGTGAGGCTAAAGTCGTACTCGTACCTGTCGAACGAGCTGAGTAACGTCACGCCGATGCCGCCCGCGCCGACGATGCCGACGATCGTGCTCGCGCGGATGTTGATGTCCCAGCGGTAGATGGCGAGGCCGACCATGCGGGGGACGACCTGCGGCGCGACGCCGTACAGCAACACCTGCAGGGTGCTCCCGCCGGCGGCGCGAATCGCGTCGGCCTGTCCCTCGTCGATGTCCTCTAACTCCTCGGCGAGCAGCTTCGCGAAAAAGCCCGGCGTCGCGATCACGAGCGCGACGACGCCCGCGAGCGGCCCGAGGCCGACGGCGACGACACAGATGATCGCCAACACGAGTTCGTGCAGCGCGCGCGAAATCGAAACGATCGCCCGTCCCACGTAGTAGACGGGCCGCGGCACCAGGTTCTCGGCTGCCATGACCGCGATCGGAATGCTGAGCGTGACGCCCAGCGCTGTGGCGACGAACGCCATCGCGATGCTCTCGACCATCCCGTTCCAGGTTCGCTCGAGCGCCTCGGACGAGAGGTCCGGTGGAAACATCGTCGAGAGGAGGATGGACGCTGCGTCGAGGCCGCCGACTAATCGACCCCAGCTCGGCCGGATTGCCCACGCGCTCCACAGCACGAACAGGACGATCCCCGCGTAGATGCCGTACTTGACGTACTCGTTGTAGAACCCGGACGGCCGGTTCCACGACGATGGGTAGCCGCCGTCGGGCTCCGTGTTAGACACGCGGGTCACCTCGTTGGCGGGCCCGGCAATCACAGTGGTAGTAGGGTACGACCATGCGACTAGTACGACGTTTCTCTGTCCGCGTCGGTGATCTCGACCGACGGGGATTGCTGCTCTTCGACCTGTTCGGCTGGCGTCGATTCCTCGCGTGCTTCACCCGACCGGTAGATGACGTCGCGCGCGTCCTGGTCGAGCTCGTCGGGCGTTCCCTTGAAGACGACCTCTCCGTCCGCGAGTCCGACGATCCGGTCGGTGTACTCGAGTGCGAGTTCGACCTCGTGGATGTTGATCAGGACCGGGATGCCCTCTTCCGTCGCGATCTCCGTGAGGAGTTCCATGACCGCGAACGACGTCTCCGGGTCGAGCGAGCTGGTCGGCTCGTCCACGAGTAGGATCTTCGGCCGCTGAAGGACGGCGCGCGCGATGCCGATTCGCTGTCGCTGCCCGCCGGAGAGCTCGTCGGCGCGCTTGTTCTCCATGCCGCTGACACCGACGCGTTCGAGGATCTCATACGCCCGCTGGACGTCTTCCGGCGGGAAGTCCCGCCGAAGCGCCTGCCACGTGTTGACGTAGCCGACGCGGCCCGAGAGGACGTTCTCCATCACGGTGAGCCGCTCGACGAGGTTGAACTCCTGGAAGATCATTCCCATGTCCCGTCGTGCGTCGCGCAGTTCCTTCTTCGACAGCGCCGTTACGTCGGTCCCGTCGAGGCTGACAGAGCCGCCCGTCGGTTCGGTGAGCCGATTGATACACCGAATGAGCGTACTCTTTCCCGCGCCACTGGGACCGATGATCGAGACAACTTCCTCTCCGTCTACGTCCATCGAAACGCCTTTCAGCGCCTCGTCCCCCGTCGGATAGACCTTTTCCAGATTTCGTATTTGTAACATGTGTACCGTCTATGTACCGTCTTGTTCGACGACCGAAGAGCAACACGACCGGCAGAGAGTCGCTCGTCAGTCGATATCGGCGGGGTCGTCGAGGTCGATGTCGTTGTCCTCGTGGGTGACCAGAATGTCGTGCCAGTGAGTCGCGTAGTCGATTTCGATGAACTCGCCGCGTCCCTCGAACTCCTCGGCGAACTCGGTGTCGTAGTAGTCGTACTCGAGGAACGCCCGTTCGATTCCCTCTTGGACGTCCTCGGGCAGGTTGTACTTGTATGAGAACGCCGTCGTCGGAATCGGATCGCTCGACCAGACGACCTTGATGTCGTTGGCGTCGACGTCACCGCGCTCTGCGACGCGAGCGACGCAGGTGCTGCACACCGGCGCAACCTCGTAGTCCTGATGGTAGACCGAGAGGATGACGTTCTCGTGATCGCCGACGTGTTCGACCGAGTAATCCTCCTCGGGCTCGACGCCGAACTCCTCGTCGAACAGCGCTCGGGGCATTAGGTTCCCGGAGTTCGAGGCCGGGTCGCCGTGAGCGCCGTTGCGCCCCGCGAAGTCCTCGACGGAGTTGATGTCCTCGTGGTCCATGTGGGTGATCGCCCACAGGCGATACCCCGCGTCGTCCTCCGAAACCTGGATCGAAAACGGCACCGCGCCCGCGAGATTGACGGCGAACGGAACCGCACCAGTCGAGAAGCCGGCGATGTGAAGCTGGTCCGCCCGCATCGCCTCGACCTGCGCGGCGTAGCTGTCCACCATGTTGTTCTCGCAGGGGTAGCCGGTCTCCTCTTCGATGTTCTCGAGGATCGGATCGACCATGTCCGCGTAGAGCGCCGGGTCCTCCGTCGGCGTGAGCGCGAACTGGAGCGTGCTCGGCTCGATGATCTCGTCTTCGCCCTCCACTTCGCGGATATCGCTCCCGTAGTGGGGTTCGTCCTGCTCCTCGAAGGCATCGATGTCCTCCATTCTTCCGGTTACGAACCCTTCGTCGATGAGCGTCTGCATCGTCTGGGGAAACACCGGATCGTCGAGGTCGAAATCCTCGAACTCGTCGTCACCGCCGGCGTCGTCGCCGTTCGCCGCGTCGTCAGCTGAGTCGTCAGCGGTGTCGTCATCCGCTGGATCGTCGTCTCCGAGACACCCCGCGAGACCGGTCGTTACTGCTGCACCCGTCCCGAGTAGTACCTTTCGCCGGCAGATACTACAATGTGGTCTGTTATCTCTGGCCATGTTGACGAAGATCCCTCACGGATAAACATATGTGTTACTCTTGCTATCAACAGAGAACATATATCGCCCAACTATCCCGAAAATCGAACACTTCGTTCTTTTCTCCGACGCGAACCGTCACGAAAAACCGCTCGCACGTCCGCTGATCGCCCACCCACACCCACCGCTGCCCGCCTGTACCGGGAGGAAGCCGTTCGAAGTGGACACCTTCACTCGCTGCGGAGCAGCCTCTCGACGGCCTGGTCGAGCGCCCCGAGTGCACCCGGTTCCAGTTCGCCGTCCTCGTCGGGGTTGGAGAGCCCCGGCTCCGACGCCGGATCGGGGCTGCCGACGACCACGGTTCCGTACATCCACGTCTGGTGTGGCGTACAGACGTAGTCGTACACTCCTTCCTCGAGAACGGCGTGCGCGAACGATTCTTGGTGCTCGAGCCTGTCGCTCGCCGGGTAAGGGGATATTAGCGTCTCAATTCGGGTGAATCGCCCCGGGGTCAAGCCTCGGGGCGTTCTCCGTGCACTTCTGTAAAGCACTGGGGCACGTTGCTCGCTGATCGGCGGCCGCCCGAGCGGCGAAACCGGCGCGTCGGCTCGTTCGCCGGCGAATCACACACAATCCTTATCCGACCCTGGGTGTACGGTACAGACGTCGATGAGGCTGCGCAGAAACGCAGACCCTGAGCCGCCGGGGCTGAATTGGGAGGTGCGTGGACCGTGGAAAACGCACAGCGAACTAACGAACCGGGGTACGCTCGAGTACGACGGCTCGACGTACTTCTGTCGGACCCATGAGTCAAACGGCGGCGCGTGGCGGGTCGCGTACGGGTCGCCCATCGGAGGCGACGGCTCGCGCGTGTTTCTGTTCTCAGACGGCGACCTGCGGTGGACGAAGCGCGTGGCGTCGTCGATCGTTGGCCTCGTCTCCCGGCAAGGAACCGTCATGATTCTCGGCGGCGGCGACGCGGACGATCTGAACGGGAGCGTTCACGTGTTCGATTCGACCGGAACCCGTCAGCTACATGAGTCGTACCAGGCGAACGTCGCCGACGGCGACCTGTCCGGG
The sequence above is drawn from the Natrononativus amylolyticus genome and encodes:
- the phnE gene encoding phosphonate ABC transporter, permease protein PhnE, translating into MSNTEPDGGYPSSWNRPSGFYNEYVKYGIYAGIVLFVLWSAWAIRPSWGRLVGGLDAASILLSTMFPPDLSSEALERTWNGMVESIAMAFVATALGVTLSIPIAVMAAENLVPRPVYYVGRAIVSISRALHELVLAIICVVAVGLGPLAGVVALVIATPGFFAKLLAEELEDIDEGQADAIRAAGGSTLQVLLYGVAPQVVPRMVGLAIYRWDINIRASTIVGIVGAGGIGVTLLSSFDRYEYDFSLTIILAIIAVVMVGEIVSAIARRRVQ
- a CDS encoding HAD-IIA family hydrolase produces the protein MDGAVVDLDGTVYRSETAIPGAREGIELLRDAGVDVAFVTNSSTKPRTLCLERLESIGIDADESEILTSAAVTASYVATEYPTATVMAVGAPVLFEELSRADVTFTEDPFETDVLVVGKDRAFDFETLTRALHALEGGATFVTTNRDRKSPTDAGTEPGSGAVVAAISFAANRSPDVVAGKPHDPMIEVSLDHLDVDPSECMVIGDNPETDIRMGERAGMTTVLVLTGLIGRDDPVVAAGRADHVLKSLEDLERVLSDSD
- the phnE gene encoding phosphonate ABC transporter, permease protein PhnE; translation: MSFGKQTEWRKHSRRYHGVRWLAILVSLVIVAFSWRELNINYEFLVYTPRNLWDLVIRMTPPDYAYIIDLVPPLIETINIAILGTGLAVVISLPIAYMGAENTAPNPLAYAFGKFMIVATRSVNVIIWALFFVVVFGTGALAGVLAVAFRSIGFVSKLLAEGIEEIDPGQTEAIEAMGGSPMDVVIYGIVPQIKPVFVGVTTYRWDINVREATIIGLVGAGGIGVELSTSVDFLQWGRVSTILLTILGVVIVSEVVSAYLRKKVS
- the phnC gene encoding phosphonate ABC transporter ATP-binding protein, which codes for MLQIRNLEKVYPTGDEALKGVSMDVDGEEVVSIIGPSGAGKSTLIRCINRLTEPTGGSVSLDGTDVTALSKKELRDARRDMGMIFQEFNLVERLTVMENVLSGRVGYVNTWQALRRDFPPEDVQRAYEILERVGVSGMENKRADELSGGQRQRIGIARAVLQRPKILLVDEPTSSLDPETSFAVMELLTEIATEEGIPVLINIHEVELALEYTDRIVGLADGEVVFKGTPDELDQDARDVIYRSGEAREESTPAEQVEEQQSPSVEITDADRETSY
- the phnD gene encoding phosphate/phosphite/phosphonate ABC transporter substrate-binding protein, whose translation is MARDNRPHCSICRRKVLLGTGAAVTTGLAGCLGDDDPADDDTADDSADDAANGDDAGGDDEFEDFDLDDPVFPQTMQTLIDEGFVTGRMEDIDAFEEQDEPHYGSDIREVEGEDEIIEPSTLQFALTPTEDPALYADMVDPILENIEEETGYPCENNMVDSYAAQVEAMRADQLHIAGFSTGAVPFAVNLAGAVPFSIQVSEDDAGYRLWAITHMDHEDINSVEDFAGRNGAHGDPASNSGNLMPRALFDEEFGVEPEEDYSVEHVGDHENVILSVYHQDYEVAPVCSTCVARVAERGDVDANDIKVVWSSDPIPTTAFSYKYNLPEDVQEGIERAFLEYDYYDTEFAEEFEGRGEFIEIDYATHWHDILVTHEDNDIDLDDPADID
- a CDS encoding DUF4129 domain-containing protein, translating into MRPLANGRPDAAVRSGYAAVRRSLELRHDGGSTLTHWEFYRRVSTDDLDDAEHFRTITERYERAKFARDGVRDEEATAVLERAKRLCNRETVRAHVGSADD
- a CDS encoding cupredoxin domain-containing protein produces the protein MLYRSARRTPRGLTPGRFTRIETLISPYPASDRLEHQESFAHAVLEEGVYDYVCTPHQTWMYGTVVVGSPDPASEPGLSNPDEDGELEPGALGALDQAVERLLRSE